From Nocardioides daedukensis, the proteins below share one genomic window:
- a CDS encoding aspartate aminotransferase family protein: MHDYDLFSFDSKAEMLEKSKEFWNPDKTQFWSDSGVDLVIDRREGYFLWDMNGRRLIDVHLNGGTYNLGHRNPEVVGAVKSAMDRFDMGNHHFPSLGRTALAEALLASAPATLTKVAFASGGGEAIDIALKSARHATQKRKIVSIVKAYHGHTGLAVATGDDRFSKMFLSDQPDDFPQVPFNDIAAMEQALKGRDVAAVIMETIPATYGFPLPEPGYLEQVKALTQKYGALYIADEVQTGLMRTGELWAITKHGIEPDIMVTGKGLSGGIYPIAAALLSEKAGAWLRQDGFAHMSTFGGAEIGCVAALKTLEITQRPEVRSMVHYISDVISQGLRSVQADNPDWFTGVRQNGVVLGLEFAHPEGAKYVMRELYQLGVWAIFSTLDPRVLQYKPGILMTPALTEELLDRTALAIGRAAGKAAATGRRAS; the protein is encoded by the coding sequence ATGCACGACTACGACCTCTTCAGCTTCGACTCGAAGGCAGAGATGCTCGAGAAGTCGAAAGAGTTCTGGAATCCGGACAAGACACAGTTCTGGTCCGACAGCGGCGTCGACCTGGTCATCGACCGGCGCGAGGGCTACTTCCTCTGGGACATGAACGGTCGCCGCCTCATCGACGTGCACCTCAACGGCGGCACTTACAACCTCGGCCACCGCAACCCAGAGGTGGTCGGCGCAGTCAAGAGCGCGATGGACCGCTTCGACATGGGCAACCACCACTTCCCCTCCCTGGGGCGCACCGCGCTGGCCGAGGCCCTGCTCGCCAGCGCCCCCGCGACGCTGACCAAGGTGGCCTTTGCCTCAGGAGGTGGCGAGGCGATCGACATCGCACTCAAGAGCGCTCGCCATGCCACCCAGAAGCGCAAGATCGTCTCGATCGTGAAGGCCTACCACGGTCACACCGGCCTGGCGGTCGCCACCGGTGACGATCGGTTCTCCAAGATGTTCCTCTCCGATCAGCCCGACGATTTCCCGCAGGTGCCGTTCAACGACATCGCCGCGATGGAGCAGGCCCTCAAGGGACGCGACGTCGCCGCGGTGATCATGGAGACCATCCCCGCGACGTACGGATTCCCCCTCCCGGAACCGGGCTACCTCGAGCAGGTCAAGGCGCTCACCCAGAAGTACGGCGCCCTCTACATCGCCGACGAGGTCCAAACCGGACTCATGCGCACCGGCGAGCTCTGGGCGATCACCAAGCATGGCATCGAGCCGGACATCATGGTCACCGGGAAGGGCCTGTCCGGAGGCATCTACCCGATCGCCGCCGCACTCCTCAGCGAGAAGGCCGGTGCCTGGCTTCGTCAGGACGGCTTCGCCCACATGTCCACCTTTGGCGGGGCCGAGATCGGTTGCGTGGCCGCTCTGAAGACACTCGAGATCACTCAACGCCCCGAAGTGCGCTCCATGGTCCACTACATCAGCGACGTGATCAGTCAGGGACTGCGATCGGTGCAAGCCGACAACCCCGACTGGTTCACCGGCGTCCGCCAGAACGGCGTGGTCCTCGGTCTCGAGTTCGCCCATCCTGAGGGCGCCAAATATGTCATGCGTGAGCTCTACCAACTCGGCGTGTGGGCAATCTTCTCGACACTCGACCCGAGGGTTCTGCAGTACAAGCCGGGCATCCTCATGACCCCGGCGCTCACCGAAGAACTGCTCGACCGGACCGCACTCGCCATTGGTCGCGCCGCCGGGAAAGCCGCAGCCACCGGACGGAGGGCCAGCTGA